Proteins encoded in a region of the Clostridium butyricum genome:
- a CDS encoding YaiI/YqxD family protein, which yields MKIIIDGDACPGISIIEKVAKSYKVEVVIFCDINHFIQSDYSAVKIVDSGFQSVDMYVVNETKENDIVISQDYGVAAICLGKKAEVLNPKGHIYNEGNIDRLLEERHISQKIRKGGGRTGNPKKRTPEDDQRLEKNLTFVIKKNIMKL from the coding sequence ATGAAGATAATAATTGATGGAGATGCCTGTCCGGGTATCTCCATTATTGAAAAAGTAGCAAAAAGCTATAAAGTTGAGGTTGTTATATTTTGTGATATAAATCATTTTATTCAAAGTGACTATAGTGCAGTAAAAATTGTAGATAGTGGTTTTCAAAGTGTTGACATGTATGTTGTTAATGAAACGAAAGAAAATGATATAGTGATTTCGCAAGATTATGGAGTTGCAGCAATATGTCTTGGAAAAAAGGCAGAAGTTTTAAATCCCAAGGGACATATATATAATGAAGGAAATATTGATAGACTTCTAGAAGAAAGGCACATATCACAAAAAATAAGAAAAGGTGGAGGGAGAACTGGTAATCCTAAAAAAAGAACACCTGAAGATGATCAAAGACTTGAAAAAAATTTAACATTTGTAATTAAGAAAAATATCATGAAGCTGTAA
- a CDS encoding triple tyrosine motif-containing protein, translating into MNEVQSKYIEIIFDKEKPQSVDTSIRIKVKAENISEELEYKFLIGKGGIWSVIKDFSKSNQCLWVPTEDGNYIIMVQAREKLKARPLDYLAKEEFSIVKGEISQPMKEEFKDNTDHENYSEIGRITEADSNEFKEIMSETNDNILFLKASQVSPEEKKTLMKGIDETMDETRDEMAVTRDVIDLKEIEKRVEVENREDDEINKFNSEKIMSKLSEKSLNNDINSIDDTYNEIIEDIIIEKNKIFVGEKAVIKVNSIEKETYLYKFYIKNNNEWSIIKEYDTDNILVYTATQPGRMEFLVQCKRLNSTDNFDDFRIIDIDVEENEKVEIVNIKCLSTELICGEELEFAVDTNIKENNGQVILYKFYKISKDGRSSCIQDYSTNSNVQFIEPHDGTYRILCLVRSILSNKEYDDRAVLMYKVKPYTDIKIKDFIADLNSPQATETEIIFNSDVEGGKNLLYRYKVKGPIEEDTGFTISNEFSWNPEEPGEYEVFLYVKDKMFTGEYEDSRKIAFTIEKRGKKPIKILDVIVDKEKKIIIGETVNIMVHAEGGTGLLYSFIIKRDGRLIEESKYSTSNWIDFTPDRVGEYEVEIKVKDKYSEKDFDIHNLIYLKAMEYIPGEIDYILLPYKENYLIGDAIEFECISQNTNEVLIKYETKINGQSIEQTEFSKNKKLRVIPKTPGKYTIEVCAKNIKCEKEFDSKKQISLYVNEASPVLNTKIISNKIEGKVNEEFSIEVTSRGGKDVCYEFYLMENGQWKKVQSYSKKNFYSFIPFTSGKYKILALAKSYYKKVSYEDYSELNFCVKD; encoded by the coding sequence ATGAATGAAGTTCAATCAAAATATATAGAAATTATTTTTGATAAAGAAAAGCCACAAAGTGTTGATACTTCAATAAGAATAAAAGTAAAAGCAGAAAATATCAGTGAAGAATTAGAATATAAATTTCTTATTGGTAAGGGAGGGATTTGGTCTGTTATTAAAGATTTCTCCAAAAGTAATCAATGTTTATGGGTTCCAACTGAAGATGGAAACTATATAATTATGGTACAAGCCAGAGAAAAGTTAAAGGCTAGACCATTGGATTATTTAGCTAAAGAAGAATTTTCAATAGTTAAGGGAGAGATTTCACAGCCTATGAAAGAAGAATTTAAAGATAATACTGACCATGAAAATTATTCTGAGATTGGTAGAATAACAGAAGCTGATTCAAACGAATTTAAAGAAATAATGAGTGAAACTAATGATAATATATTATTTTTAAAGGCTTCACAGGTGAGTCCTGAAGAGAAGAAGACTTTGATGAAGGGAATAGATGAAACTATGGATGAAACTAGGGATGAAATGGCAGTTACTAGAGATGTTATTGACTTAAAAGAAATTGAAAAGAGAGTAGAAGTTGAGAATAGAGAAGATGATGAAATAAATAAATTCAATAGTGAAAAGATAATGAGTAAATTATCTGAAAAGTCCTTAAATAATGATATAAATAGTATTGATGATACTTATAATGAAATAATAGAAGACATTATAATTGAAAAAAATAAGATTTTTGTTGGTGAAAAAGCAGTTATAAAAGTTAATTCTATAGAAAAAGAAACGTATTTATATAAATTTTATATTAAGAACAATAATGAGTGGTCCATAATAAAAGAGTACGATACAGATAATATTTTAGTATACACTGCAACACAGCCTGGAAGAATGGAATTTTTAGTTCAATGCAAGAGACTTAATTCAACAGACAATTTTGATGATTTTAGAATTATAGATATAGATGTTGAAGAAAACGAAAAAGTAGAAATAGTTAATATAAAATGTTTATCAACCGAATTGATTTGTGGAGAAGAATTAGAATTTGCTGTTGATACAAATATAAAAGAGAATAATGGACAAGTTATACTTTATAAATTTTATAAAATATCAAAAGATGGAAGATCATCATGCATACAGGATTATTCAACAAATAGCAATGTTCAATTTATTGAGCCTCACGACGGGACATATAGAATATTATGTCTTGTAAGAAGTATATTATCCAATAAAGAATATGATGATAGAGCTGTACTTATGTACAAGGTTAAACCATATACAGATATAAAAATAAAAGATTTTATAGCTGATTTAAATTCACCTCAAGCTACTGAAACTGAAATAATATTTAATTCTGATGTGGAGGGTGGAAAAAACCTATTATACAGATATAAAGTAAAAGGTCCGATAGAAGAAGATACTGGTTTTACAATAAGTAATGAATTTTCGTGGAATCCAGAAGAACCAGGAGAGTATGAAGTATTTCTTTATGTAAAGGATAAGATGTTTACTGGTGAATATGAAGATAGTAGAAAGATTGCATTTACTATTGAGAAGCGTGGGAAAAAGCCAATTAAAATTTTAGATGTTATTGTTGATAAAGAGAAAAAAATTATTATTGGAGAGACTGTTAATATAATGGTTCATGCAGAAGGTGGTACAGGCTTACTTTATTCTTTTATAATAAAAAGGGATGGCAGACTTATTGAAGAATCCAAATACAGTACATCAAATTGGATTGATTTTACTCCTGATAGGGTTGGTGAATATGAAGTCGAAATAAAAGTTAAGGATAAATATTCTGAAAAAGATTTTGATATTCATAATTTAATATATTTAAAAGCAATGGAATATATTCCTGGAGAAATAGATTATATTTTATTACCTTATAAAGAAAATTATTTAATAGGTGATGCAATAGAGTTTGAATGTATCAGTCAAAATACAAATGAAGTGTTGATTAAATATGAAACCAAAATAAATGGACAATCGATAGAACAGACTGAATTTTCTAAGAATAAGAAACTTAGGGTTATTCCTAAAACGCCAGGAAAATATACTATAGAAGTTTGTGCTAAGAATATAAAATGTGAGAAGGAATTTGATTCTAAAAAACAGATAAGTTTGTATGTAAATGAGGCTTCACCAGTATTAAATACAAAGATAATATCAAATAAAATTGAAGGAAAAGTTAATGAAGAATTTTCGATTGAAGTTACAAGCAGAGGTGGAAAAGATGTTTGTTATGAATTTTATTTAATGGAAAATGGTCAGTGGAAAAAAGTACAATCATATAGTAAAAAGAATTTTTATAGCTTTATACCTTTTACAAGTGGAAAATATAAAATATTAGCTTTAGCTAAGAGTTATTATAAAAAAGTGAGCTATGAAGATTATAGTGAATTGAATTTTTGTGTTAAAGATTAA
- a CDS encoding lytic transglycosylase domain-containing protein, whose product MPIDGLSNNISNEQLMAMSLMSNGQLTNESTSSTESSEYNNLAFQMMMKNYMDSAKNTAKDNVDKIVNNSNTENNNSTTEVKKQTDASDSINAAAASNQTSRAVQNYLAGQKLTDIPLTLNNSYGNIYSSGTSMLNNRTPEDLKKIYSAVSDASKKYGISESLILAVIKQESDFDSTCTSSVGASGLMQIMPGNYSHLGISDPYDVDQNVNGGTKLLREYLDKYNGDIQMALMAYNGGPGTMQRRGVASSDELYKMPEETQNYVPKVMGYYQSGV is encoded by the coding sequence ATGCCGATAGATGGTTTGAGTAATAATATATCTAACGAACAATTAATGGCAATGTCGTTGATGAGTAATGGACAGTTAACTAATGAGTCAACATCATCAACTGAATCTAGTGAGTACAACAATTTAGCATTTCAAATGATGATGAAAAACTATATGGATTCAGCCAAAAATACAGCTAAAGACAATGTTGATAAAATAGTTAATAATTCAAATACAGAAAATAATAATTCAACAACAGAAGTGAAGAAGCAAACGGATGCATCCGATTCAATAAATGCAGCAGCAGCTTCTAATCAAACTTCAAGAGCGGTTCAGAATTATCTTGCAGGTCAAAAGTTAACAGATATTCCTTTGACTTTAAATAATTCATATGGAAATATATATAGTTCGGGAACTTCTATGTTGAATAATAGAACACCAGAGGATTTAAAGAAAATATATTCAGCTGTAAGTGATGCATCAAAAAAATACGGTATAAGTGAATCTCTTATACTTGCAGTTATAAAACAAGAATCAGATTTCGATTCAACATGTACATCAAGTGTAGGTGCATCAGGGCTAATGCAGATAATGCCTGGTAATTATTCTCATCTTGGAATAAGTGATCCTTATGATGTTGATCAAAATGTAAATGGTGGAACTAAACTTTTAAGAGAATATTTAGATAAATATAACGGTGATATACAGATGGCATTAATGGCGTATAATGGTGGTCCTGGAACTATGCAAAGAAGAGGTGTTGCATCATCTGATGAGTTGTATAAGATGCCAGAAGAAACACAAAATTATGTTCCAAAAGTAATGGGATATTATCAAAGTGGAGTATGA
- a CDS encoding pseudouridine synthase, with protein sequence MERLDKVISNLGYGSRKDVKAFVKKGLIEVDGVIVKDNGLSVDPEKSVIKINGEEVFYRKYIYLMMNKPAGVISATHDNRDETVIDLLYVDHQVFEPFPVGRLDKDTVGLLLLTNDGELNHRLISPKWHVDKVYYAKIDKKVDEKDIQAFKSGITLDDGYKCMEAKLEIISASEEGSEIRVTIQEGKFHQVKRMFEAVGKKVVYLKREEFGGLSLDADLEEGEYRELSDEELALLKSY encoded by the coding sequence ATGGAAAGATTAGATAAGGTTATTTCAAATTTAGGATACGGAAGTAGAAAAGATGTTAAAGCATTTGTTAAAAAAGGATTAATTGAAGTTGATGGAGTTATTGTTAAAGATAACGGGCTTTCTGTTGATCCAGAGAAATCTGTTATTAAGATTAATGGAGAAGAGGTTTTTTATAGAAAGTACATATATTTAATGATGAATAAGCCAGCAGGAGTTATATCTGCAACTCATGATAATAGAGATGAAACTGTTATAGATCTTTTATATGTAGATCATCAAGTTTTTGAACCATTTCCAGTGGGGAGATTAGATAAGGATACAGTAGGATTATTATTGCTTACTAATGATGGAGAACTTAATCATAGACTTATATCCCCTAAATGGCATGTTGATAAAGTGTATTATGCAAAAATTGACAAAAAAGTAGATGAAAAAGATATTCAAGCATTTAAAAGTGGTATTACATTAGATGATGGATATAAGTGTATGGAAGCTAAATTAGAAATAATATCTGCAAGTGAAGAAGGATCGGAAATTAGAGTTACAATACAAGAAGGTAAATTTCATCAAGTCAAAAGAATGTTTGAGGCTGTTGGAAAGAAAGTTGTATATTTAAAAAGAGAAGAATTTGGGGGACTATCATTAGATGCTGATTTAGAAGAAGGCGAATATAGAGAATTATCAGATGAAGAATTAGCCCTATTAAAGAGTTATTAA
- a CDS encoding UvrD-helicase domain-containing protein, with protein sequence MLDLKNLLNKEQYEGATTIEGQVLILAGAGSGKTRVLTHRIAHMVEDLNIAPYNILAITFTNKAAKEMKDRVRALIGECAENMWISTFHSTCVKILRREIDKIGYKSSFTIYDSSDQKTLVKECMKTVNINDKDISEQEIISKIGKAKDRMQTARSFKLENESNFRENKIADVYEMYQKRLKENNALDFDDLIFKTVELFKSNPETLEFYQRKFKYIMVDEYQDTNGAQYELVKLLASKYKNICVVGDDDQCLVEGTMVSTENKDVEIEKLMKEDLVRVASGNGETSLLKISDINKKKYCGKIVKITTKNNRVIKATPNHISFGKISLEEDKYYVYLMYKSGFGYRIGQTSSVRSRDDRDASGLAIRLNGEQADKMWIIKVCDTKGDATYYEQYYSVKYGIPTIVFNSRGRNITISQEQIEKMFKEIDTINAAEKLMEDEFLYNEYPHHLSNAVIRGDSIRKRVNLSFFGGKKSVQRGIYSHRIGLNSSADDSKNKFIEAGFNVRDGQRNTYRVETERALYDEAEEFARKLSMVEESFEILKKAKLSNDKSFMFMPIGSFKPGMSIAIQNSEKIEEDIVISVELEDYDGYVYDLNIDNARNYIANGIVVHNCIYQWRGADIKNILDFEKDYPDAKVIKLEQNYRSKGNILNAANVVIVNNSNRKSKALRTEQELGSKIKVYRAYSDSDEGDFVGKQILDIRKNEDKKYNDFAILYRTNAQSRIFEESFRRKGIPYKIVGGTRFYDRKEIKDILAYLKVLINPQDDISIRRIINVPKRSIGDATVNKIQDFADSFELNMWDALSEVRSIPTLTPRNVSCIDPFVQLMENLMILSETTPVSMLIETILEDTGYMDQLKKSNEIEDKSRIENLKELVSDAVDFEKNSEDKSLSAYLEKVSLVQDTDKIEDEDDSVVLMTVHSAKGLEFPVVFMVGMENGIFPGSASFEKESEMEESRRLCYVGITRAKEILFMTSAEVRRVFGKTVAYSQSDFINEIKPDLKEYVSVEKTGIKSRESFINKSSYNNPHSLRNNMTRTVSGSGLNASRPNSIGSSSIGNVSSGDYISVAEATMGRKVMHEKFGVGTIVSVQNSGDDKKLTIAFDKQGVKVLLLSFAKLKMI encoded by the coding sequence ATGTTAGATTTAAAAAACTTACTTAATAAAGAACAATATGAAGGGGCAACTACAATTGAAGGTCAAGTATTGATTTTAGCAGGAGCAGGGTCAGGAAAAACTAGAGTTTTAACTCATAGAATTGCTCATATGGTAGAGGACTTAAATATTGCACCTTATAATATTTTAGCAATTACATTTACAAATAAGGCTGCTAAGGAAATGAAAGACAGAGTTAGGGCACTTATTGGTGAATGTGCTGAAAATATGTGGATATCTACTTTCCATTCAACATGTGTAAAAATTTTAAGAAGAGAAATAGATAAAATAGGATATAAATCAAGTTTTACTATATATGACAGTTCTGATCAGAAGACATTAGTAAAAGAGTGTATGAAAACTGTTAATATAAATGATAAAGATATATCAGAACAAGAAATAATTAGTAAAATAGGGAAAGCTAAAGATAGAATGCAAACTGCACGAAGTTTTAAGCTAGAAAATGAATCAAATTTTAGAGAAAACAAAATAGCTGATGTATATGAAATGTATCAGAAGAGACTTAAAGAAAATAATGCTTTAGATTTTGATGATTTAATATTTAAAACAGTAGAGTTATTTAAGAGTAATCCTGAAACACTGGAATTTTATCAAAGAAAGTTTAAGTATATTATGGTTGATGAGTATCAGGATACCAATGGTGCTCAATATGAACTAGTTAAGCTTCTTGCATCTAAATACAAAAATATTTGTGTTGTAGGGGATGATGATCAGTGCTTAGTTGAAGGAACTATGGTTTCTACAGAAAATAAAGATGTTGAAATAGAAAAGCTTATGAAAGAAGATTTAGTTAGAGTTGCATCAGGTAATGGTGAAACTTCATTACTTAAAATAAGTGATATAAATAAGAAAAAATATTGTGGAAAGATAGTAAAAATAACTACAAAAAACAATAGAGTTATAAAAGCTACACCTAATCATATTTCATTTGGGAAAATATCATTAGAAGAAGATAAGTACTATGTTTACTTAATGTACAAAAGTGGGTTTGGGTATAGAATAGGTCAAACTTCATCAGTAAGATCTAGAGACGATAGAGATGCTAGTGGATTAGCTATAAGATTAAATGGAGAACAGGCTGATAAAATGTGGATAATCAAAGTTTGTGACACAAAAGGTGATGCAACTTATTATGAACAGTATTATTCAGTGAAATATGGAATACCGACAATAGTATTTAATTCAAGAGGTAGAAATATAACAATCTCACAAGAACAGATAGAAAAAATGTTTAAAGAAATTGATACTATAAATGCAGCTGAGAAGCTTATGGAAGACGAATTCTTATATAATGAATATCCACATCATTTGAGTAATGCAGTGATAAGAGGAGACTCTATTAGAAAGAGAGTTAATTTAAGCTTTTTTGGAGGAAAGAAGTCTGTTCAAAGAGGGATATATTCACATAGAATAGGACTTAATTCATCGGCAGATGACTCAAAAAATAAATTTATAGAAGCAGGATTTAATGTTAGAGATGGTCAAAGAAATACATATAGAGTAGAAACGGAAAGAGCTTTATATGATGAAGCTGAGGAATTTGCAAGAAAGCTTAGTATGGTGGAAGAGAGTTTTGAGATTCTAAAAAAGGCAAAGCTTTCTAATGATAAGAGTTTTATGTTTATGCCTATAGGAAGTTTTAAACCAGGAATGTCTATTGCTATACAAAATAGTGAGAAAATAGAAGAGGATATTGTAATATCTGTTGAATTAGAAGATTATGATGGATATGTATATGACTTAAATATTGATAATGCACGAAACTATATTGCAAATGGTATTGTAGTTCATAATTGTATTTATCAATGGAGAGGGGCAGATATAAAAAATATCTTAGATTTTGAAAAAGATTATCCTGATGCAAAGGTAATAAAATTAGAGCAGAATTATAGATCGAAAGGTAATATATTAAATGCTGCCAATGTAGTTATAGTCAATAACTCAAATAGAAAGAGTAAGGCTCTTAGAACTGAACAGGAATTAGGTAGTAAGATAAAGGTTTATAGAGCTTATTCGGATAGCGATGAAGGAGACTTTGTTGGAAAACAAATTTTAGATATAAGAAAAAATGAAGATAAAAAGTATAATGATTTTGCAATATTATATAGAACTAATGCTCAGTCAAGAATTTTTGAGGAAAGTTTCAGAAGAAAGGGAATTCCTTATAAAATTGTAGGAGGAACTAGATTCTACGATAGAAAAGAAATTAAAGATATTCTTGCTTACTTAAAGGTTCTTATAAATCCTCAAGATGATATAAGTATAAGAAGAATTATTAATGTTCCAAAGAGAAGTATAGGTGATGCAACTGTAAATAAGATTCAAGATTTTGCTGATAGTTTCGAGTTAAATATGTGGGATGCATTAAGTGAAGTAAGAAGTATTCCAACATTAACACCTAGAAATGTATCATGTATTGATCCATTCGTTCAATTGATGGAAAACTTAATGATTTTAAGTGAAACTACTCCAGTTTCAATGCTTATTGAAACAATATTAGAAGATACAGGATATATGGATCAGTTAAAAAAGTCTAATGAAATAGAAGATAAGAGTAGAATTGAAAACTTAAAGGAATTAGTATCTGATGCAGTTGATTTTGAAAAAAATAGTGAAGATAAGTCATTATCAGCATATTTAGAAAAGGTTTCTTTGGTTCAAGATACAGATAAAATTGAAGATGAAGATGATAGTGTTGTACTTATGACAGTACATAGTGCTAAAGGGCTTGAATTCCCAGTAGTATTTATGGTTGGTATGGAAAATGGTATATTTCCAGGTAGTGCTTCATTTGAAAAAGAATCAGAAATGGAAGAATCAAGAAGATTATGTTATGTTGGTATAACAAGAGCTAAAGAAATACTATTTATGACTTCAGCAGAGGTAAGAAGAGTATTTGGTAAGACAGTAGCATATTCTCAATCAGATTTTATAAATGAGATAAAACCAGACTTAAAAGAATATGTTTCGGTGGAAAAAACAGGAATTAAAAGTCGAGAGTCATTTATAAATAAAAGTTCATATAATAATCCACATAGTTTGAGAAATAATATGACTAGAACAGTTTCTGGAAGTGGGCTTAATGCAAGTAGACCTAATTCTATTGGATCTTCTTCAATAGGTAATGTATCTTCAGGTGATTATATTTCAGTTGCAGAAGCTACAATGGGAAGAAAAGTAATGCATGAAAAATTCGGAGTTGGAACTATAGTATCAGTCCAAAATTCAGGAGATGATAAAAAACTTACTATTGCCTTTGATAAACAAGGGGTAAAAGTCTTGCTATTATCATTTGCAAAGCTTAAAATGATATAA
- the ligA gene encoding NAD-dependent DNA ligase LigA: MDKKEKIKELVEQLNNYSYKYYVLDDPSVTDKEYDKIYDELKKLEEETGFVLPYSPTLRVGDMVLDGFEKYTHKAKLWSLDKAQSIQEIIDWHNRNVKFVNDMRLKGEDLPDLKYVLTKKFDGLTINLTYNEEGVMEIAATRGTGNIGENVTAQVKTIKSIPLKIENNDILEVHGEAVMTQEAFDKYNESAQVPLKNLRNGAAGALRNLNVKETARRNLSAFFYDIGYKEGSPFKTYLEMLNFIKEKGLPMDDYMKVCTTIDEIQEQIDYINSIRFDLNYDIDGLVVAIDDMRTRELMGYTVKFPKWAIAYKFEAQEATTKLLGVEWNVGRSGRLAPTAILEPVELAGVTVKRATLNNMDDIARKGVKIGADVFVRRSNDVIPEIMGIVPETLDGAEDIKPPKECPACGSHIILDGAHYFCENTLSCKPQMVKSIVHYACREAMNIAGFSERTAEQLFEKLNIKSISDLYKLKEEELIGLEKFGPKKAQNLLEAIENSKECELHAFIYALGIPNVGVKTAKDLVSRFKSIEGLKNATFEELVSVPDVGDIVAQDVMSFFKEEKVLETIDELLELGVNPKFEEVEVTENPFMGKTVVATGSLQNYSRSEIKEKLESLGAKVAGSVSKKTDYVIAGEAAGSKLTKAQELGVKVLSEEEFEEILRG; encoded by the coding sequence GTGGATAAGAAGGAAAAAATAAAAGAATTAGTTGAACAGTTAAACAATTATTCCTATAAATATTATGTTTTAGATGATCCAAGTGTAACAGATAAAGAATATGATAAGATATATGATGAACTAAAAAAATTAGAAGAGGAAACGGGATTTGTACTTCCTTATTCACCAACTTTAAGAGTTGGTGATATGGTTCTTGATGGATTTGAAAAATATACTCATAAAGCAAAGCTTTGGAGTCTTGATAAGGCTCAATCTATTCAGGAGATTATAGATTGGCACAACAGAAATGTTAAGTTTGTAAATGATATGAGATTAAAAGGTGAAGATTTGCCAGATTTAAAGTATGTTCTCACAAAGAAATTTGATGGACTTACAATAAACTTAACATATAATGAAGAAGGAGTAATGGAAATTGCTGCAACAAGAGGAACTGGAAATATTGGTGAAAATGTAACTGCTCAGGTTAAAACAATTAAATCAATACCTCTAAAGATTGAAAATAATGATATTCTTGAAGTTCATGGTGAAGCAGTGATGACTCAGGAAGCATTCGATAAATATAATGAAAGTGCACAAGTTCCTCTTAAAAATTTAAGAAATGGTGCAGCAGGAGCACTTAGAAATCTTAATGTAAAGGAAACTGCAAGAAGAAACCTTTCTGCATTTTTTTATGACATTGGTTATAAAGAAGGATCTCCTTTTAAAACATATTTAGAAATGCTAAATTTCATAAAAGAAAAAGGTCTTCCTATGGATGACTATATGAAAGTTTGTACTACAATTGATGAGATACAAGAACAAATTGATTATATAAATAGTATAAGATTTGATTTAAATTATGATATAGACGGGCTTGTAGTTGCAATTGATGATATGAGAACAAGAGAACTTATGGGATATACAGTAAAATTCCCTAAATGGGCAATTGCTTATAAGTTTGAAGCTCAGGAAGCTACTACAAAACTTCTTGGTGTTGAATGGAATGTTGGTAGAAGTGGTAGACTTGCACCGACAGCTATATTAGAACCTGTAGAACTTGCAGGAGTTACAGTTAAAAGAGCCACTTTAAATAATATGGATGATATTGCAAGAAAAGGTGTTAAAATAGGGGCAGATGTATTTGTTCGTAGAAGTAATGATGTTATACCTGAAATAATGGGAATAGTACCTGAAACATTAGATGGTGCAGAGGATATTAAACCACCTAAAGAATGTCCGGCATGTGGAAGCCACATTATACTAGATGGAGCACATTATTTCTGTGAAAACACATTATCATGTAAACCACAGATGGTTAAGAGTATAGTTCATTATGCATGTAGAGAAGCTATGAATATTGCAGGTTTCTCTGAAAGAACAGCTGAACAGTTATTTGAAAAGCTTAATATTAAATCAATTTCTGATTTATATAAATTAAAAGAAGAAGAACTTATTGGTCTTGAAAAGTTTGGACCAAAGAAGGCGCAGAATCTTTTAGAAGCTATTGAAAATAGTAAGGAATGTGAACTTCATGCCTTTATATATGCACTTGGTATTCCAAATGTAGGTGTTAAAACTGCTAAGGACTTAGTAAGTAGATTCAAATCTATAGAAGGATTAAAGAATGCTACATTTGAAGAATTAGTTAGTGTTCCTGATGTTGGGGATATTGTTGCTCAAGATGTTATGTCATTCTTTAAAGAAGAAAAAGTTCTTGAAACTATAGATGAATTATTAGAGCTTGGAGTTAATCCTAAGTTTGAAGAGGTTGAAGTAACTGAAAATCCATTTATGGGAAAAACAGTAGTAGCAACAGGTTCACTTCAGAATTATTCAAGATCAGAAATAAAAGAAAAGTTAGAAAGTCTTGGGGCAAAGGTTGCAGGAAGTGTAAGTAAAAAGACTGATTATGTAATTGCAGGCGAAGCAGCAGGTTCTAAACTTACAAAAGCACAGGAACTTGGTGTTAAAGTACTTTCAGAAGAGGAGTTTGAAGAAATATTAAGGGGGTAA
- the gatC gene encoding Asp-tRNA(Asn)/Glu-tRNA(Gln) amidotransferase subunit GatC, with product MSVSVKDVEYVAELARLSFDESEKEGLAEDLNQILSYVEKLGELDTENEDIIVNPYYIENKYREDVVVPSLDLKDVTSNAPDTLEEYVMVPTIIKG from the coding sequence ATGTCTGTTAGTGTAAAAGATGTTGAATATGTTGCTGAACTTGCAAGATTAAGCTTTGATGAAAGTGAAAAAGAAGGTTTAGCAGAAGATCTAAACCAAATATTATCTTATGTTGAAAAGCTTGGTGAGTTAGATACTGAAAATGAGGATATAATAGTTAATCCATATTATATTGAAAATAAATATAGAGAAGATGTAGTAGTACCTTCATTAGATCTTAAGGATGTAACTTCTAATGCACCTGATACATTAGAAGAATATGTTATGGTTCCAACTATAATAAAAGGATAG